GCACAACACCCTCCAGCATCCTGATATCAGCGTCAACTCCCTTCTCCCTCATCGCATCGTACGTCCGCATAGTTTGTTCCCACGGAATAAGATCATCTAACGTCCCATGAATGATGAACGTAGGCGATGAGTAGCGGTGCTGACGGATGATTGCCAAAGGACTGACAGCTTGAATCTCCTCCGCCGTTGGGATAGGGAGATCCGCAATACTTGTGCCGTCCTTGCGACACATCCATCCGTTGAGCAAAATTGGCAATGTATGCCCTGTCCAGTTCATATGAAGTGCAATCTGAGTGCGTGGGTCATCCGGGGCCATCCAGCCAGCCAGGGCGCGTTTGTTCGGTGGGGGGTTGTAGCCAGTAATCGGGGTTTTGCGGATACTTTCCTGGAGAGAACTGTATTTTATTCTCGGAGGGGCCACATCCTGTCCAAAAGGTATGTTTTCGCGCCACCAGAAGGGGTCCTCGTAGTCGGTTGGACAATAGAAAGCCAGAATGGCTTCCGGGGGCTGAATACCGTGGATTTCAGGTGCTGTCCAGGCTAGGGTCATGGCGAGATGGCCACCAGTCGACCAGCCTACTGCCACTACCTGATCGCCTCGGGGTCTTTCGGGGCGCTGGAGCTGTAGCTTGGGCAGGGTCGTTCGGGCCCAGGAGAATGCATCGCAGACGTCGCGCATGGGGCCGTCGATCAAGGATGTCTCGGGACAAAGGCGATAGTCAACGCTGACTGGAAGGAAGCCCAGTTCTAACAGGGTTTGTGTCTGTTTATGACGGACATCCTTGCGAGAGAGCATGACATGACCTCCGCCATGGATCATGAGAGCTGAAGTCGGCCATTGAATTAGAAATGTTGCAGAGGTAGTTTTGGAGACTAGGTCTCACCGATTGGACGGGGATTGACCGGATCTTCAAATTTCTCTGGATAATGAATATCGGCCTGAAGTGCTATCCCGTCTCTGTGAGCGAAAGTCACGGTTTCCTTTGTGACAGGTCTCGACAATGATATCTGCTTATCGATCTTGGGATACTGAGAAAGATTTTCCATGGGAGAAGCTACAATCAGGCGTGAAGTGCTGGACTCTTCAAAGTTACTCTCTGTCCAGTCAACCCACTTATAGCCGGACTGGAGTAAGGTTGTTTCCCAGAGATGCTCGCAGGCTAACGCATGCTTCCGGCCATCGTCAAACAACCACCAACCTTCCAACAGGCCAAACACAAGGTCAAACCAAAACAGATTCCTCGTCAGCTCAACCAGACATAATATGCCGTCAGGACGCTGGTATTTGTGAATATTTTTGCAAGACCGAACGAGGCTTCTCGTAGCGTGGACGCAATTGCTTGAGATGATAATATCGTATCGGGCGTGCATTGATGCTGGAGGCTCTTTTTCCAGATCGACAGTCGTGAATTCCATGCAGCTATGGTATTGCGTAAATTTCTTCTTCGCAAGCGCTACCAGCGAAGGTGATATATCCGTGAAGGTGTATTTGAATCGGACCCCTGGGATTGCTGTGAGCTGTGGCATTAGATGCTGGGTTGTACCCCCAGTGCCTGCACCAATTTCTAGAATTTGAACGTCGCGGCTCGCTCCAATCTGTTTTAGAAGTGAAGTAAGGTAATTTTTCAGATATGCAGTAGGCGTCTTGAAGATTGGCGCGTTGGTGTAGACGTCTTCCACTAACTGCCGAGCTGTGGCGTCCCTGAATAACAACGATAACGGATTCTCGCGGCCTGTCAGGCAGTCCGCGAGGCGGGGGCCAGTGGTATGGAAGAGGAGATGCTCGGATTGATGTTGAGGAAACCGCCGGATAATGTCCTCGTGTAGCATTTGCGAAGTTGTCGCCGGAACAGGCTTATCGGTGCGAATGAACGCGCCATCTCTGGATTTGCTGACGAGCTGGAATGATTCAAGGATGGCGTAGAGTTGATTTTTCAACTTCCCATACTGCTCGGCTATCTTAACATCGGGTATGGGCTGTCCTGCGTGTAGTGATTCCAACGGACATCCGAGAGATCTGAAGGCTTCTGCAACATATGTAGTGGCCAGATCCATCTGTGCTGGGTAAACAGAGCTATAAAACCCAGTCCATTGCGACTCTCGGGCTTCTTTCAGAAAATCATCACTGCTTGAGGCAAAGCAATCGTGTGCGACGGACGCAAACGGTCTCTCTGGGACGTCGTTAGAATCGGAGGGAGCACCTATATTCTCCACCTCACTCAGGCCTTGTAGGCGTGCGCAAAGACCTTGAGTATCTTTTATGTTCTGAAGCTCCTCCGGCCCCAAGCTGACACTGAAATGCTTGTTGATTTCGGTGGTGAGCTCGGTGGCCACAAGGGAATCGATGCCAAGCGAAtccagggaagaagaagcggtAATTTCTTCGGTATGTATGTCAAGGATGTCGCTCAGAATATGCTGGATGGTGGTAAGATATTCGGAAGAAGCAGCTGGGGACTGATTGGTCTGGGATGTGGCCTTCACTTGCTGGACGACACTTGCGTTTGGAGAAGATAGAGTGGATGTCGAAGTTTCCGGAAAAATATAAGCAACCAAGGATCGGATATCCACAAGTGACTGCAAAGCTGAGCTGTCAATACTAACGCCGAATCTCTTTTTGATCTCTGACATAACCTCTGTGGTCATAAGAGAGTCTATGCCGACATCGTCCAAGCTCAACGAGGGCTGCAGTTCGTCAATTGGAATTCCAATCAGCTCACTCAACATTTCCTGCACTTTTCCGTGTCTGGCGGCTCCATTGGTTTCAGACTGGTGGGCTGCCTCGGTCTTCTCCTCTTGGATGCTTGGTCTTTGTTGGGTTTCGATTCGATTCAGACTCGCTGTCGCTGCCGTCTCATTTGGGGACCCAGAGTCAACCGAAGGTGAGGTATTGAGCCGGGAAAGCAGCCTTCTCAACGAACGAATGGACACACTCTTGAACTTTGCCGATATGAATGTGAGCACGAGTTTCCTTGATCGAGGATCGATTGCAAAGACATCACATGTCAACTCCGTCATGCTGTGTCTTGTCTGATTGGTATATACCATCCATGACGATTCGGCATCCTCGCATTGCTTCTGTGAGAATTCTGGGCTGATGAAGATCTCGCCTATTGCACCGCAGACATAGACTTCATCTGGATCGTTCTCTGACAGACAGTTAACATGAATGCCTCCAACTTGGAGGAAGTTGTCCATCAAGATAGGGTCGCACTGCCCACCAACCAATTCGGATGGCTGGGTTGGCAGCGAAACATATCCTGCGGCTTCCTCATTAGTTGCAGAGACAGTTTGTACACCCTTGTAGTAGTCGGCATAATCTGTCACTCGCTTCATGATCTGGTAGACGATAGATCCTTTGAAGCCATTGGAATTGGGCGAGTCGATAATGAAATGACACCGCGCGGGATCAATCAGTCGTTCCATTGAACGAAGTCGCATTACAGCGGTACTCTTCGGCTCATGGAAAGCGACGCTTCCTGTGGCATGCATGACTTTCCCTTTGTGCTCTTTGCGCGTGAAAAGCAAGAATGCCCATTTATTCTTCTGTCCTTCCTGTAGCTGAAGGAAAACCTGTCCCTCTGGGTCCAGCACCAATGGTGAAGAAATCTCCAACTCTTCAATCTGGACCATGTTGGCAGAGTAGTCAGCTTTACTTGTGAGAGTTACTGCTCTCAACACAAACTCGATATACAGCGATGCAGGGCACAGAGTCTGGTCCACAACTGCGTGGCCTTGAGTACAAGCCCGGTAAAATGGGTTCTTGGTATTAATTTGTACGATTCCATTCGCAGCGTCGACCAGGTAAATCAACTCGTTCTGCGCATCAGAAGAGACAGTTCCATTCTGTTGGGAAGAAGGCTGCGGCGGTACATATTCCAGCCAGTGTCGTGTCTTTGCGAATTGGTACGGCGGCAGGTTTACCCATTGGTAGGATGCATTCTCAAATGGCCAAAATTGCACTCTGACTCCGTTGGTCCAAAGATTAGATGTTGCCTTTGCGAGTTTACTCTGGGCACTGGAATTTCCGATATCAATGCGCTGGTACACATGCTGCTGGGATGAGCGACTATCCAACGCCCGCCGGATCATGGGGATGATTGGTGATCCAGAGCCGGCTTCCAGCCAAATAATAGGGCCTCCCAACTGCTTTGATGCTTTCCAGACAGCATTCACAAAGTGAACAGGCCCCCGGCTATGCTCGACAATTGTCTCGGCGGTTATAGATGACCAGTCGTTGTTGACTGAGCAAGCTTCGATGGGGATGGAGGGCTTCTGATACTGCAATTCCCTCgcaacaaccagtagcccCGGTACAATATCGTCTACAAGCCTGGAATGGAATGCATGCGTATTCTCCAGTCGTCTTATTTTGGGCTTGGATGGCAATCCctgtgcgacttcttcaACAGCTTGAATGGAAGCCCCATCGCCCGCTAAAACCAAGCTCATTGGGCCATTGAAGCATGCAATGTCAACGGCACACGTACCAAATTGCTGTTTGGTCTGCTGAAGCAGTGATTCCGCTTCGCTCTTGGTACATTCAACAGCAAGCATCGTCCCGCTGTCGGGACCCCATGCCTTTTGGATCAATTGGGCTCTTCCAGAAATCAGACGCATGGCATCGTCCAGACTCAATACTCCAGCGACGCAGAGAGTTGTCAACTGTCCAAAGCTATGACCAATCAATCGGTCAACCTTGAGTCCGCAGTCTATCCACGCCTTTGCAGTGGAATACTGAATGGAGAACAACGTGCAATGGAGATTGAcgaggtcatttttgggttCGGGGTTGAATATAGTAGGGAAGAGGCTGGGAAGGCTCAACGCGTTGCAAACCCGATCGCAGTTGTTCTAATTCTTTCGTTAGCGTCCACACACTTGCCAGCAAGATTAAGCAGTACTTACCAAGTGACTCTGGAGCACCTTACAGCTTCGCACCAAGTCCTCAGAAAGGTATGCGTCTTTGCCACTCTGTCCACCAAAGCAAAGAATCACAGGGGGCTGTGGGCTGGATCGCTGCTGCACCGCGGTATCTCCACAGCCAGCAGCATTCAACTGATTAAGAAGTGAAGCAGTTTTGGAGGATGTGGTGAGACTCAAGAAATATTCCATATCCCGGTTCTGCTTGATGGCCAAGTTATACCCAATGGTGCCAACGGTGTCCACTGCTGCACATTGACCATTGAGAATGTATTCGTGAAGGGCCTTGCAGTACGAACGAAGAGATTCGGGCGATCTTGCTGAGATAAAGAAGGGTATCTCCGAAATTGAGGAGTTTTGGTCACTCGGAGTAATAGCGTGTTTTCGCACTAGCATCGCAGCATTATTCCCTGCTGCACCATAGTTGGTGACTAGTGCAATGTGTTCTGTCGCTTCCCAATCCATCGACCGTGTAGGGATAACAACTCGATCATCGCCAAGTGGACGGATCTTCGGATTGAGATGAGAAAAGTTGGCCTGCCTCGGAATCCGCCCCTTTTGCATCATCAGAATCGTCTTTATAAGAGCAGCGGACCCAGAAGCGGTCTCCGTATGTCCGATATTGTCCTTGAGCGATCCCACATGGACTTCGTCTTTCCGGTCCCGTCCACCAAAAACACTCCGGATGCTGTCGAACTCGATCGGATCTCCGACCTGGGTACCTGTTCCATGAGCTTCAACGTAAGTCACCTCTCTTGGGTCGACACCGGAGGACGACAGAACCTTGCGATATAACGATTGCTGAGAGCTGGAATCTGGAACCGTAATGGGTGAGCAGTTGGATCCCTGATTGACAGCGGACCCGGTTATGACGGCCAGGACAGGATCGCCGTTCCTCAGTGCATCTGCCAAGGGCCGCATCAATACCAATCCGGCACCTTCGCCTCGACAATACCCATCGGCAGCAGCATCAAATGCCTTGGATGCACCGGACTTGGATAGGAAGGACGCGCCGGCGAGATTCTGGGATGTTCTCGGGTTGGTCATGATACTGACACCCCCGGCGAGAGCTACCGAGCAATCGTTTGTTTGTAGGGCCTGTTATAATATCATTAGCCAACTAAATTGCTAGAGTTACGGGAAGAAAGTTGCCTCACCTGGCACGCCAAGTGAATGGACACAGCCGCGGAAGAACAGGCCGAATCCACCACGACTGAAGGGCCGCTCCATCCGAAGTGGTGACTGATACGACCGGAGTTAAACGCTCTGAGTGTTCCGGTTGCAGAGAAAGCATTTGTTGGATGGCATCCAACATTTTCACCATAATCGTCGGTACCAACTCCAACATAACAGCCGATATCATTCGGTAGCTTGTCCGATCGAAGACCACAGTATCCCGACGATTCCAGTGCTTCGTAGGCAACATGAAGCATCAAACGCTGCTGTGGATCCATAGACTTTGCCTCACGTCCTGAGATGCCAAAGAATCGATGATCAAAAACATCCGGATCTCGAATTAAACCACCATAGAAAGGCCCGTCTGGTCCTCTTGTGAGCTGTGAGATTTTGAGGCGGCTCTCAGGAAGATCTTGTACAGCACATATTCCTTTCTCGAGTAATTCCCATAGTTTCTCAGGTGAATCTGCGTTTGGATAACGACAGCCCATGCCGATGATGGCAACGGGAAATTTGGACCCTTCTGCTCCTTCCGAGGATGTGTCACTGGGGGTTAGCACTGGGTCTATGGGAATTGGATAGGTGGATGCACAACCATTGTCAATTTTGGGGCGCGCAGGGGCCCGAGAGGCTTCGTTTCTCAGAATGGATGGTGGAACAAAAGACCCAGCACCAATTGGTATGAAGTGCATATGAACATTCTTGCTGCGTGCATCCTCAAGTACCGCGCTAACTGTTAGATGCCACTGGGACTGCTCGGTGAGAATCGCTTCGAGAAGGGCGGTATGCAAGGAACCATTCGTAATGACGGCCCCATTAACCGTGGACCTCAACGGCAGAGCTAAGCATTGGGCGTCTGGGAAAGCAAAGCGAGGGTCACTCTCGCATAAACTTGCAATACGCTGCACGGAACTCTCATGATTGTCGTGATGATAACGTCCGCGCAGTCCAAGCAGTCGTACAGAGATGCCACGTTCTGCTACAGCATTCATCAGTGGAGCGAGGATATCCTCGTTGACGGTCACAGTCACTCGGTCTGTATCCGTGACACAGGAAATGTATGCCTACCTTATTGTATTAGAATTGTCTTGGAAGGTATGCAAATACTCACTCACTCTATGATAATAACCCAGCAAATCTTCAAGGCACTGGTACTCCAAGTCGGATCGCCATCGGATAGCAATCGAATATCCACGAAATGAGGTATCCAGCGCATCAAAATCAACAGCTGCCCCAATGCACACAGCCAGGTGCACGGCTTTGGATGAAAAGCTTTTGAATTCTTCAGTATTATGTGAACATGCAGTGGCTGCGGCGGTCAAGGAACCTATGCAGAATCCTTGTACATCTATCAATGGAGGTCTCTCCGTTGGACTTTCTGAGGAATGAAAGCACTTGATGTGATCCTTCGTCTTCCAGAAGTCGATGACCTGGGACACAACTGCTAGGGGAGCCCAGATGATGTTGCTCGTCTCGGAAAAGGCAGGTGGGTCTCCACCCTCTTGGAAAAAGCGCCCTAATTCAATGAGATATGTCTCTCCGGGAAGACTGATAAGCGCTGGCCATGCATTTGTGATTGAGGCCCATAGTAGAGAAAGATCTTTCAGAACATCATGTAAGAAATGCAAAGTTGGATCTTGGAGGATGGTGGCGCGTATTTGGGAAATAGACTCGCTGGTAAGGGTGGATTGTGGCCCAAAGAGTAACGAGATTGGGCGTGCGCCCATAGGTGCTTCCATAACGTTCAACTGTTGAAGGATATAATTCAGATAAATGAATAACAAGCCCGCCAATAGATAAACAATCCGGATAAAGGTTCCACGAAAATGACCACGGGGATCCGGATTTAATAAAGATAAGTGTCTGGAATATACTGTTCCAATTGAATTAAGCGATTATGGATGGACTACCGTACCGATAACATTGTGTTAGGCCACTTCCAGTACTGCAAGGATCGAGAGAATTCCACAACCCGGACATGTAAATTGTACACGCATGACCAAGCCGAGCTTAGCCAACTACATGAGACGTACCATATACCCAGTCTCAATTTAGTATACATTGATCCGCCATATTGCATTATATACAACATAAACGAAAATTCAGGCAGTCTCACGATGCTAATGCAGTTTGCTGTATCACAAGCTGCTGCCCCTGGCTTACCGCAATGCCACATTCCTGTTCGTATGCTCTCCTACTTTTTGAGAGTCTGGTCTCTACGCAAGGTCGTGTGCTAAGTTTCCTTATTCCACCGCTTGTTAGAGGAATGCAGCGACTGACCGGTCAACGTACGTATACCTGTTGGCGTGGCTGACGACAGCACAAGTTGCGTCAACTGCAAGGGgcatatttctttttcttggaatATCTACAATTTCGGTCTGGAGATTTGGAGATTTGATAAACACCGAACCGTTCAGATTTAGTTGACGGACCTTATTTCCTACATAGTTTATTGGTATTTATTTATATACTACCCCCCGGCTCTCCCGTACTACGCTTGCAATATGACTGAAGCGACTGAGATCCAGACTCTGGCGCAAAAGATTACGGCAGCTCGAGAAGGCGACATTGAGCCTGCAATCCCGATATTGGAAGATCTTGCATTTACTCCCTACGCATGCTCTTCTGTTGAGCAAGTCTCTGGCGGGGTTGTCAACTTTACTTTCAGGggcttcctctccaacccTCTTCCCGATGGCAGTATCAGCGTCATTATCAAACATTCCAAAGACTTCTCGGGGTTCATTCCCGGGGTGCAGCTCCAAGCTGCCCGATGTGTATGTGAACAGAGAGATGCAAAACAACGTTTTGTCTGACATTTTTATGATTTGTAGCAAGGCGAACAGCGAATTCTGCAAGCTCTTGCAGATGGCCTGAGCCCAATTGTTCATCAGGATGGTATATTGGTTCGGACACCTTGCCATTATCACTTTATTCCACACCTCAATGCTCAAGTGATGGAAGAATTCTCGGGCGTCACTGCATTGGGTAAATTTCTCCTTTCGCCAGAGTCAAACAAACTTTCAGGCTCGTTTGGGACAAGCATCGGCCGTGCCTTGGGGTGCTGGCTGGCATCTTTTCATGACCGTAGCTCAGGTCCAGAAGTGGTGCAGGAAGTTGGCTGCAATGAAAAAGGCCGGGATGCAATGTATACCCTCCTGACTGGCGGCGTGGCCAAAGCAATGGATAGCTGCCCCACCCTCTTCGATGGATGTGCAGACGATTTCCGGAAGTATGTACAAGAGGCAATTTATGGTGAAATTGACGAGGCTAGCAAGACAATCGTTCATGGGGACTTTGCTGTCCGAAAGTAAGTGACTGAAATACCGAAAAAGGGTTGCTTTTGATGCCTAACAATTTGAATAGTATCTTGATCTCCAACTCGGTTGCTAGTACCGGGCAAGATATCCTTATTTCCCCTATTGACTGGGAAGTTTATCATCTTGGCTGCATCGAATTCGACCTGGGACAGTTTCTGGGAGACCTCTACACACATGAGTATTTCAAGAGTGTCGGTAGTTGCACAGCTCTGCTTCAAGGCTTTGTAGATGGCTATAAGCCACTAAGCAAGAAGCAACTCGCTTCCGTCGCAGTGTACACTGGAATTCAGCTTTTGGCTTGGGCACCTGTTGTTGCAGCACCGATAACCAGGGAGCAGGAGGAACAGCTTGTGAGTTACGGAAGGGACCTTATTCTCAAAGGTAAGAAAGAGGATTGGGGATGGCTCGAGAATAGCTATATCGGGCCTATCTTCAGAAAAGAAACCGTGTAGCTACCTTTCACCATAGAAATTCATGCTTCGTACATTGTATAATCAACCTCATCGGACCTTCCCAAGTATTTCTTTTGCACTCCACCCTGGTAAACATCAATTTACCCCTTGCCCCCCTTGCACTATTGAGAAATGCCCCGAAGGGGTGCATCTGATACAACCGTGAAAAGGGATAAGCCGGCTTTTATCAAGTAAACAAAACAATACGCTCTCTGAATACAATTAGATGGTCCAAAGCCCTGCTATCACCCGAGACGGACAGGGTATTGTGACTGCAATGGCAGAAAAAGACACTGAAGAAAAACACCACTTTGAGGATGAGCAAGGAAAGACAGACAAAGAACGCGAAACCAAAGAAGCGGACGAAAGAAATGAGCCACCGGCACCACAGCATTCCGTACTTAGCAAATATGAAAAAGTCTACATTATATTCATGGCAGCTTTGGCGGGCTTCTTTTCTCCCATTTCCAGTCAGATTTACTTTCCCGCTCTCCCGACTCTTGCGCAGTACTATGGCAAAACCACGACTTTGATAAACCTGACAGTCACCACATACATGATTATCCAGGGAATTGCGCCGGCTTTCGTGGGAAATTTCGCTGATATCAGTGGTCGTCGACCAGCTTATATCCTGGCTTTCACCATCTACACTGCAGCAAACATTGGTCTAGCCGTCCATGACAGCTATGGGGCTTTGCTGGGTCTGCGATGTCTCCAAAGTGCCGGAAGCAGTGCCACCAGTTCTATTGGATATGCAGTTGCCGCTGATATTGCTAGTCCTGCCGAGCGGGGCAAGTATATAGGGCCGATGACTGCTGGGTCTATGGCTGCGCTCTCTTTGGGTCCTGTGATTGGAGGCTTGCTGGTTCGGTATCTGGGATGGAGAAGCATCTTCTGGTTCCTGGTAATTATCAGCGGTGCCTTCCTGGTGGTATACACTATCACGGTCCGGGAGACTGCCAGAAAGGTTGTTGGAAATGGGAGTATTGTCCCGGCCGAATTGTGGAGACTGTCTGTATTCCAGTGCCTTTCTCCTACTCGATACCGCCGTACAAAGACACAGGACACATCACAGCCACAAAGGTCAAAACTGTCATATATCAATCCGTTGAAGTCATTCGTGGTCTTTGCGGATAAGGCTGGCTTAATCAACCTCTGCCTCATCGGCATAGCATATCTCTCCTGCATCGCCGTTATGACGAACACCGCAAACATGTTTGGTGATCTTTACAACCTTGACTCTCTCAAGATAGGTTTATGTTTTCTGTAGGTTCTACTTCCTAGCATTCGGAAAAGAGCGATGACTGACTCAGGTAACCGTGGAAAGGCCGTTTGGAATGACCGGTTGCATTGGCTCTCTTGCAGCAGGGAAAATGGTCGACATGAACTATCGCCGTATGGCCCGCAAGTATAATTTTCCCCTGGACCATCAGAGCAATCGAGGGTCAGACGCATTCCCCTTCGAGAAGGCCCGTCTACAGATCGCAATCCCCGTGGTCATCATCACCGGTCTCACCCTGATCCCGTATGGCTGGGTTCTGCAGCAACGTGTCCATCTTGTCGCCCCCCTGGTATTACAGGGTATTCTCGGATTTTGTGTAACGGCAACTGTCAATGTCCTGATGACACTCCTGGTTGACCTGTTCCCGCAAACGCCGGCGAGTGCTTCCGCGGCGGCAAATCTGGTTCGGTGCTGGCTTGGGGCTGTAACGGCTGCGGTTATTGAGTACATGATTACTGGGATGGGATTGGGATGGTGTTTCGCCTTTTTTGGGTTTGTGACACTTGCGAGCTTACCGTTTCTTTGGATTGAGTATACGCATGGGATGAAATGGCGCAGATCTAAGCAGGAGCGGGAGCGGTGTTAGAATCTATATTAGGAGTTCTTAGCTTATATATTTATAGAAAGTGTATTGTCTTCCTAAGGGTTGTATCACTTTATCCCTAATGATATGTGTTCAAGAAACCAGACTCCTGCAGTAAAGTATCGAGCTTTCCCACAAACGACACGTGTTGATCCGGCCGGACAACGACTAAGCAGCCCTCAGTTTTAGATATTCCCAGCTTCTCATATACTGGAAAGTATAAGTCAGGATTAGAAGTACTAGGATCATCCGCAAACACTCTATCATAATCCCATCCCAGAGATTGACGCCATGGCCGAAAAACGACCGGCAAGTCCATGGGTTCAACCTCATCTCTTGACGACGCGTGGATAATAATGGCCTCGCATTGTGCAATTACCCCCATGGTCAAAGAATTCGGCAGGGAGGGAAGCTCATCCGGGTCGTCCTGAGATAATGCCGAGCCTACATGGCGCAGTCGACGCTTTGGTTCTTGTTGAGTGATATCGCCGGGGAAAACAATGGCGCGCCATTTGCCGTCTGCAGGGAGAATGTGGTGGAGGGAGTGTACGTAGCCATCTGCGTGTCGGATGACGTTGAAATCACCGATGCGATAGCCTAGCCTTATACCGGGTGCAGCTTCGGGTGCCTCCCAGATTGACTCGAATCCCAAGCCTCTATAGACCACTTCGATTCCACTAGCGGAGGAATGCTCCTCTTTGATAGTCTCTTCCAagtctttctctttttcaatGCCATTACTCTCTTCTTTGCAGAAGCTGCGGAAACATCCGAGCATCTTCTTGTCAAAGGATAATAAATGCTGTGCAACAGGACGTCGCTCAGTTTCATAGCTTGTAAGTAGAGCTGGATAACCTCGACCCTTAATGGAGGTCGCCAGTTTCCACCCCAGGTTCCAAGCATCCTGAATACTTGCGTTCATACCCTGTCCGGCCTTGGGTGAGTGCGTATGGATAGCATCgccgacgaggaagacgCAACACTTCGGGTCAGAGAAACGGGTGGCCAACTGTTGCTTTATTCGGTATGAAGACCACCAGTCGCATAGTTCAAAGTCGATTTGGTAAGGCTTGAGGATACCGTGAATGCGAGAAACCATATCGTTGAAAAGGGTCTTTGGGTTTTGTGGCCGAGAACTCGAACTGGAAATGTCCACGTAGAACCGAGCCATGTGTTGTTCTCGGGGTATAATCATTAGTATATCTGCATCATTATTTATGACACAGCGGCATCGGATATCGGCTTTAACCAATCAGTATGAGAGAGAATCAGATGGAAGAGACAGACTCACGGAAATCGGTCTCTGGAACAATATCTATGACACCCCATAGCTCCTCTGCGGCATCAAGACATTATCAGCGCTGTCATCTTCGAGAATTAGGAGGCTAGTAGGAAGAGGAACCTGTA
This region of Aspergillus chevalieri M1 DNA, chromosome 4, nearly complete sequence genomic DNA includes:
- a CDS encoding uncharacterized protein (COG:C,H;~EggNog:ENOG410PG2K;~InterPro:IPR036188,IPR002938,IPR036249,IPR038220, IPR012941;~PFAM:PF07976,PF01494;~SMCOG1050:monooxygenase FAD-binding;~antiSMASH:Cluster_4.7;~go_function: GO:0071949 - FAD binding [Evidence IEA]) yields the protein MNEVDLAIIGAGPSGLVTALWAARQGLTVCLLDKKEGPIDRGHADGLEPRTLEILDSLGIADEIWKKANKTVEICTWSDKQGEIYRTSRRPNYAKGTSRYQEATLHQGHIEKALVSALEKEPSVKIYWQSTPTNIEILSHHSYHKYPVYLSWCHRPLAWKKQSRSVRAHHLVGCDGAHSWTRDQIGVKMVGDKELWGVIDIVPETDFPDIRCRCVINNDADILMIIPREQHMARFYVDISSSSSRPQNPKTLFNDMVSRIHGILKPYQIDFELCDWWSSYRIKQQLATRFSDPKCCVFLVGDAIHTHSPKAGQGMNASIQDAWNLGWKLATSIKGRGYPALLTSYETERRPVAQHLLSFDKKMLGCFRSFCKEESNGIEKEKDLEETIKEEHSSASGIEVVYRGLGFESIWEAPEAAPGIRLGYRIGDFNVIRHADGYVHSLHHILPADGKWRAIVFPGDITQQEPKRRLRHVGSALSQDDPDELPSLPNSLTMGVIAQCEAIIIHASSRDEVEPMDLPVVFRPWRQSLGWDYDRVFADDPSTSNPDLYFPVYEKLGISKTEGCLVVVRPDQHVSFVGKLDTLLQESGFLNTYH
- a CDS encoding uncharacterized protein (COG:G;~EggNog:ENOG410PFF2;~InterPro:IPR020846,IPR011701,IPR036259;~PFAM:PF07690;~SMCOG1005:Drug resistance transporter, EmrB/QacA;~TransMembrane:12 (i65-86o101-121i133-150o156-179i191-216o222-241i306-328o340-361i397-416o428-450i462-481o487-508i);~antiSMASH:Cluster_4.7;~go_function: GO:0022857 - transmembrane transporter activity [Evidence IEA];~go_process: GO:0055085 - transmembrane transport [Evidence IEA]), whose product is MVQSPAITRDGQGIVTAMAEKDTEEKHHFEDEQGKTDKERETKEADERNEPPAPQHSVLSKYEKVYIIFMAALAGFFSPISSQIYFPALPTLAQYYGKTTTLINLTVTTYMIIQGIAPAFVGNFADISGRRPAYILAFTIYTAANIGLAVHDSYGALLGLRCLQSAGSSATSSIGYAVAADIASPAERGKYIGPMTAGSMAALSLGPVIGGLLVRYLGWRSIFWFLVIISGAFLVVYTITVRETARKVVGNGSIVPAELWRLSVFQCLSPTRYRRTKTQDTSQPQRSKLSYINPLKSFVVFADKAGLINLCLIGIAYLSCIAVMTNTANMFGDLYNLDSLKIGLCFLPFGMTGCIGSLAAGKMVDMNYRRMARKYNFPLDHQSNRGSDAFPFEKARLQIAIPVVIITGLTLIPYGWVLQQRVHLVAPLVLQGILGFCVTATVNVLMTLLVDLFPQTPASASAAANLVRCWLGAVTAAVIEYMITGMGLGWCFAFFGFVTLASLPFLWIEYTHGMKWRRSKQERERC
- a CDS encoding phosphotransferase family protein (COG:S;~EggNog:ENOG410PNAW;~InterPro:IPR011009,IPR002575,IPR008266;~PFAM:PF01636;~antiSMASH:Cluster_4.7;~go_function: GO:0004672 - protein kinase activity [Evidence IEA];~go_process: GO:0006468 - protein phosphorylation [Evidence IEA]) codes for the protein MTEATEIQTLAQKITAAREGDIEPAIPILEDLAFTPYACSSVEQVSGGVVNFTFRGFLSNPLPDGSISVIIKHSKDFSGFIPGVQLQAARCQGEQRILQALADGLSPIVHQDGILVRTPCHYHFIPHLNAQVMEEFSGVTALGKFLLSPESNKLSGSFGTSIGRALGCWLASFHDRSSGPEVVQEVGCNEKGRDAMYTLLTGGVAKAMDSCPTLFDGCADDFRKYVQEAIYGEIDEASKTIVHGDFAVRNILISNSVASTGQDILISPIDWEVYHLGCIEFDLGQFLGDLYTHEYFKSVGSCTALLQGFVDGYKPLSKKQLASVAVYTGIQLLAWAPVVAAPITREQEEQLVSYGRDLILKGKKEDWGWLENSYIGPIFRKETV